The segment ACATTTTGAAAAACTTGAATATATCAAAGGTGGATGGAATACTTGCTGATTTAGGAGTATCATCTTATCAATTAGATGAAGCTGAGCGAGGATTTAGCTATATGAAGGATGCACCTTTAGATATGAGAATGGATAGAGATAGAAATTTTACAGCTTTTAATGTAATTAATGATTATGATGAAAAAAATTTATATAAGGTTATAAAGGAATATGGAGAAGAAAAATTTGCATCTAGAATTGCTTCAAATATAGTAAGAGCAAGGGAAAACAAAAAATAGAATCTACTTTTGAATTAGTGGATATTATAAAAGCTTCAATACCTGCAAGGTTTAGAAGAGAGGGATCACATCCAGCTAAAAGAACTTTTCAGGCTATACGTATAGAGGTAAATAAAGAACTTGCTATACTAAATAAAACTATTGAAGATGGTATAGATAGGCTTAATGTTGATGGTAGAATGGCTATAATAACCTTTCATTCGTTAGAAGATAGAATAGTTAAGGTAAAATTTAATGAACTTGAAAACCCATGTACCTGTCCAAAAGATTTCCCAATATGTATATGTGGCAAAAAACCAAAAGTTAAAGTTATAAACAAAAAACCTATTATTGCAACAGAAGAGGAGCTTTTAAATAATTCAAGAAGTAGAAGTGCAAAACTAAGGATTGCAAAGAGAGTATAGTTCTAAAAGTAGACAGGAGTGAATAAAGTGATAATGATGGATAAGAATAGTATAAGAGGCAATACTGTATTAAAGCCAAGCAAGAACAATGAAACTTCTGATGAAAGTTATAAAGAGCTTTTAAAAAAACAAAAAGAGTTACTTCATAAAAACAGAAAAAAAGTATTGATGAAAAAAATGAAAATTATTAGAAATATAGGAGTGACATTTTTAGTTGCGATGCTACTTTTAGTTAGATTTGCTGTTATATGCAATTTGAAGCAAAATGTTGCAAATACAGAAAAAAACATTACGAAAATATCTAAAGAAAACGAAAATTTAAAAGTGGAATTATTGAAGTATGACAATATACAATATATAGAAAAAATAGCGGCGAAAAAATTAAATATGGAAAAAGCAACTTTGAATAATGCGCTTTATTGTAATTTAGAGAAAAACCATGTAACTAAGGAAATAGAAAATAAAAATAAACCTAAGAAAAATTCTGTTATGCAGTATTTGATCAGCAAGTTATTTTAATGGAGGTAGTAATTTGTCAAAAAAAGTTTACAAGGATAAGACAATAATGCGATCTAGAATGATGATAGTTTTCTTTCTGTTTTTCTTGGTGTTTTTAGGGCTATCCATTAGACTCGGGTATATCATGGTAGTGAAGTCTTCAGAATATAAAAAGAAAGCTATAAATCAATGGACTAGTGTAGTTAGAATTGACCCTAAGAGAGGGAATATACTGGATAGATATGGAAATGAATTAGCTATAAGTGCTAATGTCTACAGGGTAGATTTAGATTTAAATACTCTAAGAGATTATATGACAAAGAAAAAAATATCAGATAAAGAGGTGGCATCAAAGCTTGCATCAGCCTTAGCTTTAGATGAAAAAGAAATATTAAATAAAATAAATAAAACTATTAATGGCAAAAAAATTGCAGCTTCAATTCTAGTTAGGAGAATTGAAAAGGATAAAGCTGATAAGGTAAGAGACTTAAATATAGATGGAGTGGTAATTTCTGGAGATTCTAAGAGATATTATCCTAATGGAAACTTTTTAGCTCATGTGCTTGGACATACAAATTCTGATGGTAAGGGACTTACGGGAGTTGAACTTGTTTATGATGAGTATTTAAAGGGGAAATCAGGAAAAAAATTTCTGAAACGGATAGTAAGAGAAAAGATTTACCTTATTCTATTTCGAAATATGAATCTCCTATAGATGGTTATGACATAGTTTTAACTGTGGACCAGATGATACAGCATTTTGCAGAAAAAGCGGCAGACCAAGCATTAAAGGATAATAAAGCAAAAGCAGTTACTATAATGATAATGGATCCTAATAATGGAGAAATTTTGGCTTTAGTAAATAAACCAGATTATGATCCAAATAATCCT is part of the Haloimpatiens sp. FM7315 genome and harbors:
- a CDS encoding septum formation initiator family protein; the protein is MNKVIMMDKNSIRGNTVLKPSKNNETSDESYKELLKKQKELLHKNRKKVLMKKMKIIRNIGVTFLVAMLLLVRFAVICNLKQNVANTEKNITKISKENENLKVELLKYDNIQYIEKIAAKKLNMEKATLNNALYCNLEKNHVTKEIENKNKPKKNSVMQYLISKLF